The Metarhizium brunneum chromosome 5, complete sequence sequence GTTCGAAGTGTGTAATCCAGGGGCTGTGGGTGGAcctgaaaaagaaagagaatGTCAGTAAGACTAGGTGTTTCCACTCCGAATATATTTTCATACGGCATTTGTACTAGAAAGGGAATTAAATGACTGATAATACTGGAAGTGTACCCCAATCTTTTGGGGAATCTAGATACCTGTCCACCAAAGACTGCTCACTTTTCTCAGAGTGTTTCGTCAATGTGGATTCACCCAGCGATGGAGTAAAATTGTCTGCGATAGCGCGGACATTTTCGGAGCACTCACGACTTAGATGTATGCATCGGTTACATATTTGGCCTGGCCATCCTCTGTTATTGGGTTCGCACTCTGCCATGAGGCAAGTTAGTCGACGCCAAAGTCTTTCATACCTCAAGCCGCCCCTCTTGTTCGGAGGTGACGACTTTGGAGAACCATGCCCTTCCAAATGTTGGGATCGGTCGATCAGTGGTGTAGGAATGTTGACCATGGACAGTAGCTGAAGCTGTAGGGGGGCACTCCTTTATACGACGAAGTGAACCACGGATCAGAATGAGCTGCAACAGTCTTGTCTAATTATTACGTTTTTCCGCTTCCTGATCTATACAGACACTTGCTTGAAAGAAAGACCAAGGTGCGTGATAACGCTGCTAAGACTACGCAACAACAGCTAAGCCACGGGGTTTGGGTGGGCATTGGACAACCTAGTCAAAGGCCCGAGGAATCATGACACATTGGTCCGATTGTCAGCTCGCCACACAAAATGTTGAGACAGGACACAATATATTACAGATCATGTCGGCTTAGTCGCAGAGTCGCAGTCGCTGATTTGCTGAGGAAACGCGCCACAGTGATTGTGCTTTTCAGCTCTTCCACCATGAGCTGATGGATCGTGGATTCGTGCCAATGTTGGTTCCCACCGTCTTTTGCACTCTTTGTTttctccccctttttttcttggcttccAACTCTTTCCTTAGTCGAACAACAGAGTCTCTGGAGCTTGTTCACATCGGCGTTGATGCCAATGCTGACTGGCATCTTACACGCGGCTCCTCACCGCCTCGTACTGGTTCGCCTCACCTTCAGGAAAAGCTAGGCTGATTCTGAGTTTTGGTCATTTTGCCCCCCAACTTTTGAATTGTCATCTGTCTTTCCAACCTCATGATTTTCTTGCTCTTAATAAATCGCCTAGTTGTTTGGGTCTGGTCGCAACAACCACTTGAAGACCGATCTGCCACAGTGAAAGCGGATGCTGGCTCATCAGTTTATATTTTTGCAATACGGATCTATGTTGTTTCCTACTTTGCCATTTTGTGTCGTCACAGCTGGTCGCAGTCTGATTTTCCAACCAACAATGTACATTTGACAGTCTCTATCGCCTCTGACAACAAAGTACCTTTCTCATCACCACGGCCAAATGGAGGTAACGGTCGAACAATAACCCCCCCCTCTCCGTATTCCTAAACCGATGCGGCCCGGCTGACATGGTAAAGTTTTCCTGTTGGAAGTCAATCGCACTCTATCGCGACCCCTTTTCCCGGTCGTTGGCATGCCTAGTGAAGCGTGACAGGGTTCGACGtcaccaacgccaacgccgacGTACCGAGaagtactttttttttctttgcctcTCCCTTGTCGCCAGCGTGACTGAGTATGTGAGCCTATTTTCGTATGCCTTGTCGCTTTCTCTGTTCGGTGCGGTCTTTATAACGCGTTATAAGATGATTGTCATCCCCTCTGCACTGCAAACCACGCCAAATAGTCTCTCTTCTTTACTTCAGAATACCCTCCCATATATTGCTGCTCCCCTGgtatctctttttttctaCTCTAATAACAGCGTTATTCGAAAACAGGACATACTAAATTGACAGCATTTATTCCCAGGTATACATTCATGTATCCCAAGCCGACGAATGTGGCAAGTTGACTAACAACCTTGGCTGTGACAGCTTCATACACCAACACATCTCTTTGCTCTTAAACACCAACTCATTATAGCGTGATAATAAGAATCTATGGCTGAGCAGCCCACATTTTCTgtcgaggtggtggtggctatTGCCATCGGCGTTCCAGCACTTCTTATCGCCCTATTGACACTCTGGATTGCATACCTGACACTGAGGCATTCCGACGATCCCCGACGCCAGAGACGAGACCGAAACACCTTCTCCATGCTGCCATTGATGTCATATGGCATGGCAGGACTGGCTCCTCCCATGATGCCAGTCCGTCCAAGAGCTGCTCGGCTGCTcaactaaaaaatattattcCAAGGAGAGTCCACTTGTCTGGGGTGAGGCAACATGTCGCAGGGCATTTCCATTCATTAGCAATTCTTCTCATGCATGAGACACGAATGTCTCCAAAGTCAGTTCCAACTCTGAGGTACGGCACGACATCAATTTTGATACAGACTTGAATTTTAGACGAAGCCTAGAAGGAGAATAGGATGAAGCGGgaggcaaggcaaggcaaggccaGGCAATATTGCTGAAACGGGAATCCGGCATACATGTCAGGCTACTATAGAGGATTTGACCGAGCCAGTATTGCCAGTTGGCCATAAAGCCGCCTACTCCTTGACGCCTTATCCGAAACCTTGGCACACTAGAATGTCGACACGCCGGTCCATATTTCTCGGTGTCCAAGGTTGTCCATTCTCTACCAAACTCGTTCATCCGCCCCAGACCACATCAGCCCTCGAATCCAGGCATCTCCAAAAGCAGGTGCAGTCTCATTGCCTGCCAGTGTTTCCCGGTGCTTGAATTTCTTTCACACACTCTCATTCTTGATACCCGCACAAATTTTCTTTGTATCTCTCTGTGTAAAAACCTAGACATGGATAGCGCAAGGCATTTCTAGATACCAGCAAGCTATAGATGAATACGAACCAATGCATGCCCACcgcaccagactcttttCTTCTACACAAGGCGAGGTGACAGGCCAAAGTAGCCGTGGCTTAAGAAACAGTCAGCCCCTGATGACTTTGTAGTTGTCAACCGCCAGCCACCATTTCCATCCGCATTCCAGAGACTGACACGGGCCGCGGCGCCTACGACACGACTGGCGTGCCGAAGCCCATTGAGTTTGCCAGCTCTGACGACCAACCTGGTTGCTGCTGAGAGCCCACGCCGCCAGCTGAAGCCCAACAGTCAAGACGGCAAACTGCACAGTGGCCAGACGATTAAGGTGGCGCCGTCGCCTGGAATGCGCTAGTCCACGAAGGGGAAATACAACCAGACGGTGTTGCATGAATGTCCTCGGCTGTCGGGGTGTTGGAAATGGCAAATCTACGTCAGGTACGTTCAATCTTACCCACGCGTACCTTGACCACCGTCCAAAGTCTACGCATGGAAATTTTGTCGTGGCGAATTCGTCTTCGTGTCGTGGTGTCTGATAGATAGATGCCCGCGACCGAGGCCCTTGCCTACATGTACAGGTTACGACGCGGCCAGGCGTCTCAGCGTGCGTGCGTACGTCGTCTCCAAGGCTTGGGTCAAGTTGTCgttgagcagcagccggaCGATTGACAGCTGCTGGTGGGTACCCGGGAGTCGCGGGGACACGATGCCGCCCGCAGTCGTGCCAGTCTTCTTGGCCTGCGCGTCAACCCGCGTGGCTGAGTCTCCGGCGTGAGCAAACGAGTTTGTGGCAGCATTGCCACGGCGATGACGGCAGCCAGCCTCCCGGTAGGGCTGGGTACGCGTATATTTTGCGGTGGTCTGGCCGTCAGCACGCTGTCAGCGCTTGGGTTCGCAGGGTCAGATTATAGATATTGCGGCCAGGTTTGGCCCCGTAGctttccatgttgccggATTTGCCGTGGCGCCGACCAGCCTTGGCACGCGTCAAGGTGCTtgtgtgtactccgtacagtggTGTGCGTGTTGTGTAAGTCATCTCGGCGCATGTCACGGCAAGTATTGACTTCTCACGCACAAAGGGGGGAGGCGGCTCGGTGTCCTGGGCGAATCATTTTGAACGGCTGGGGCTTGGGGAACAGTCACGCGTCAATTGCACACGCAGCCGCAGAGACAGCCCTGGCTTTGCATTATCAGCACACGGGGTCATCATTCATGGCCTGGGGATAGCACGCAGCACGTCACGGTTCTCTGGTTTGGATACGAccaggtacttgagtactcGGTGTGGTTGATTGGGCCCTACCCTAGTGCCGTGTTTGCACGCGCATTTGCGTTTGAGATGACAAAAAACGCAATAAAGAAAATAACATGTCTGATCCTTTACCCATACAGGGCTACGTTAAAAAAACATACAAGTCGAAGCAGCATAAATTTACTATACCATGCCGTATTCTGTGTCCATCTTTTCATCTGTAGCTCAGTCCAATTTGTTGTCCATGGTGTTCCCGCCATCAAACTCACCTTGCCCTCCCCAATGTGACATATGCTAAAGGATAGAACAGCATGATGCTCCTTCGGCATCCGATGGAGGGTCCTCCACTTTTGTCCAACGTAAACCACCGCCCCCCCCCCAAGTTCCAACTCATGAACAACACTACGTAGTAATCGAGACAGAGGAGGCGATAAGAAGCCAGTCACACAACACCCACGGGCGGGAGGGGGACCGCGGTTGATCTGTGGTACCTCAGGTGTGAGatgagatggccatggcaccgTTGGAGTCGCGCAATTGGATACCAGTCTGTAGACATACAACGAGGGTAGGAATCACAAGTCTGACATGGGCCCCGGCACATTTCCAACGTAAGTTAGGGAATACAGAGTAAATTTTTCACCAATGTCTAGGCCCTTTGCGAAACCGACGCATTTGACCAAGGGCCTTGATCAGGACCACCTCGAGggagcagccatggcaatgccagCCAATTCACACTTCCCAACACAGTCTCAAAGAATCCAACCACCCGGCTCGCAGGACTGATTCGCTCCCTCATCCATCGGACATCTAGGCTTGATAAAACACCTCCTCCATTGGCTTCCACCAACTCGGCACGCCCGCCTCGGAGCTGACAGCCCCAGGCACAACGCTCTCCTGGAAACTGTCCGTCATCTTCCACCACTCGCGCACCTTGGGGTTCTCTGCCATGCGCTCCATGTCGCCCGCGAAGTCGTAGCCAATGTACTTGTAAGTGCCGAACAGGAGCCCGGTAATGTCGTCGTAAAAGATGCTGTCTGCGCCGTGTTAGAATCCGGCCCCGCGCTCGCCCAGAGCAACCATAGTAGCCACTTACAGTCTTCGATCCCACACTGCTTAATCTGCTGGGCCACCTCGGGCCAGACAGCCGCGTGGCAAGCCTTGTACTGGTCCACGCActccttcttcagcttcaCGACCTGCGCGAACCTCCGGCCAGGATTCTTCGTCCGTGTAGCTGACATGGCCCCGAGTGCAGACTCGTCCACAGAGGGCGATCGCGGGGTCTCAGTGGGAGACGGGGGTTTCCACATGGTGGCTTCTGAAGGGCGCTTGACAGGCTGGCAGGCTGGCGGGTTGACGGATGACAGCTTTGTGACGTAGCAGCCCCAGCAGTCTAGCGGCTTGCCTTGCCTGAATGAGACGCTCGCTGCTCTGATCTCAGCAAGTTTGCCCGCAAAGTAGGGAGCAGATGGGGCGGTCTGTGGATAAACAAGGCGAAAATGGAGACGAGTGAGGGATCAAAGTTTGggagagagggaaaaaaaaaaatcttcGAGCTGTCAGGACAGATGCAAGACCTAAATAAACCAGGTCCCAAGGTCTAAGGTCAA is a genomic window containing:
- the rhaM gene encoding L-rhamnose mutarotase, with translation MWKPPSPTETPRSPSVDESALGAMSATRTKNPGRRFAQVVKLKKECVDQYKACHAAVWPEVAQQIKQCGIEDYSIFYDDITGLLFGTYKYIGYDFAGDMERMAENPKVREWWKMTDSFQESVVPGAVSSEAGVPSWWKPMEEVFYQA